The DNA segment ATGGAAGAAATAGGGGTTATTGAGACTAAGTTTGGTAAAATGACTATCAGATTTTTCCCGCAAGATGCACCAGGTCATGTAGAAAACTTTAAAAAATTGGCTAAAGGAAGGTTTTACAATGAAACAACATTTCATCGGGTCATACCAGGGTTTATGATTCAAGGCGGAGACCCAAATAGTAAAGATGATGACCGAACTAATGATGGTATGGGTGGACCAGGTTATACAATTAAGGCAGAATTTAATAGCCTATCTCACAAAAGAGGTATCGTTTCTATGGCACGCAGTGCTCATCCGGATAGTGCCGGGTCTCAATTCTTTATCTGTGTTGCCCCAGCGACTTTCTTAGATGGACAATATACAGTATTTGGAGAGGTAATAAATGGGATGGATGTTGCGGATAAGATTGTCAATGTCCCACGGGATAGCAATGATAACCCAATAGAAAAAATACCAATGACCGTATCGATTATCAGTGTAAGCGTTCAGCCATAGAGGCACAGAGTTCACAGAGAATTAAGGAAATTAGCCATAAATGGACACGAATTAACCTCTGACATCCCATAAATGTAGTACGAACCTTTAGGTTCGTCTTTTGGCTTGCCACAAGCGAAGCTAACGCCTCGCACTACAAATCTTTTTGTATTTGTGTTCATTCGTGGTTATATATTTCCTCTGTGTTCTCTGTGACTCTGTGGCTATATCCTGAACGGTTACTTATCAGTAAATAAATGACTTGTGAATTAATTCTTAAAGCAAATTATATATTACCTATATTAAAGCCTTTAATTGAAGATGGAGCTATTCATATTAAAGATGGCACAATAATTGAATGTGCCAAATTTTCTAAAATCTCAAGTGCAGATAAAAAGATTGTAGAATTAAAGAATGCCTGTTTATTGCCTGGTTTTGTCAATGCGCATAGTCATCTTGAATTAACCAGTCTAAAAGGTAAAGTTCCGTATAAAGGGTCATTTATTCAATGGATTCGGGATATAATTGAAGCAAAAAATGTCTGGAATGAAAAGAATTACATAAGTTCTTTAAAGTTAAGTATTAAACAATTAGTCGAAAGTGGCACAACAACAATTGTAGATATTACGGCAAGTGGATTATCACCACAAATTTTATTAACCTCTAATTTACGAGGTAGAATTTATAAAGAGATAACTGGCTTTAAATTTGATTCAGTAAGTCAAATTATTACAGACTTAAAAAAATATCTATCAAATTTATCCCCAACAAATTTAATTGACTTTGGTGTAGCTCCACATGCACCTTATTCAGTTAGTCCAAAGTTACTTACAGAATTACTTAGTCTATCCAGAAATAATAACTTACCTCTGTCTATTCATCTATCTGAGGATAAAACAGAACTAAAATTTCTTATGAAAGGTAAAGGTGAAATAATAAATTTATTAAAAGAATTAAATGTTTGGGAAGATGAATGGAAGCAACCAGGACTGTCTTCAGTAAAATATTTAGATTCCATAGGGATATTGAATTCAAATATTATTGCTGTGCATCTAAATTGCATTAATGAAGAAGATTTAGAGATTTTAAAAAAAAGAAGGGTAGGAGTAGTTCATTGTCCTAAAAGTCATAAATTTTTTCAACGAGATGACTTCCCTATTCAAAAATTAATAGATAAAGGGATTATAATTGCTTTAGGAACAGATTCATTA comes from the bacterium genome and includes:
- a CDS encoding peptidylprolyl isomerase — protein: MEEIGVIETKFGKMTIRFFPQDAPGHVENFKKLAKGRFYNETTFHRVIPGFMIQGGDPNSKDDDRTNDGMGGPGYTIKAEFNSLSHKRGIVSMARSAHPDSAGSQFFICVAPATFLDGQYTVFGEVINGMDVADKIVNVPRDSNDNPIEKIPMTVSIISVSVQP
- a CDS encoding amidohydrolase family protein, which gives rise to MTCELILKANYILPILKPLIEDGAIHIKDGTIIECAKFSKISSADKKIVELKNACLLPGFVNAHSHLELTSLKGKVPYKGSFIQWIRDIIEAKNVWNEKNYISSLKLSIKQLVESGTTTIVDITASGLSPQILLTSNLRGRIYKEITGFKFDSVSQIITDLKKYLSNLSPTNLIDFGVAPHAPYSVSPKLLTELLSLSRNNNLPLSIHLSEDKTELKFLMKGKGEIINLLKELNVWEDEWKQPGLSSVKYLDSIGILNSNIIAVHLNCINEEDLEILKKRRVGVVHCPKSHKFFQRDDFPIQKLIDKGIIIALGTDSLASNDSLNMLEEIKELKRRYKTLSAEGILELATINGAKILGLMDKIGTLQPGKKADIIALRLPEDLTKEKLYEFIVTNAKKVILNMVDGNFLRFEV